A genome region from Mauremys reevesii isolate NIE-2019 linkage group 12, ASM1616193v1, whole genome shotgun sequence includes the following:
- the LOC120375381 gene encoding cysteine-rich tail protein 1-like, with product MAVENPYASVNVHLENSFIKRYLGEEPPSPTVVVNPGAVPTSPAPEQLSGASKSVPLGSWDGSKVLKRKSRALPYNPYGSLELLNDASSALPYTIELDKHQKSPGVGTDSGCCCCCKCCPRCRKCCCVVS from the coding sequence ATGGCTGTTGAGAACCCCTACGCCAGCGTGAATGTCCATCTCGAGAACAGCTTCATTAAGCGCTACCTGGGGGAGGAGCCACCCTCGCCCACTGTCGTTGTTAATCCCGGGGCCGtgcccacctccccagccccagagcagctgaGCGGTGCCAGTAAATCGGTGCCACTGGGTAGTTGGGATGGTTCAAAAGTCCTGAAGCGGAAGTCCAGGGCCCTGCCGTATAACCCATATGGCAGCCTGGAGCTGCTGAACGACGCTTCCTCGGCCCTGCCCTACACCATCGAGCTAGACAAGCACCAGAAGAGCCCTGGGGTGGGCACGgacagtggctgctgctgctgctgtaagtGCTGCCCCCGCTGCCGGAAATGCTGCTGTGTCGTCTCCTAA